In Vitis vinifera cultivar Pinot Noir 40024 chromosome 4, ASM3070453v1, the genomic window cgttatcatgttttgttttatttaaaaaaatatgaaaaaagtcaaatataattaaaattaataaaaatttatatacatttaaattattttatttttatattaaataattaaataagaaaaatgatttgaaggagggtataaaaataatttattaattttaaatttattttttattttattaataataaaacctTCTAtagtattttaaataatatgttataacaaagtgattagaaacaATCATTTCCCAAATAATTGTCGTTTGTCGATTTTGAAAGCGATTTTCAAAAGATTGTTAAATAACTTACTTGCttccaaatatttcaaaacacTCCTAACATTCTGAAATCATTCCCAAACACGGTCTTGACAGAACTACACCGAATTATAGGTATGTCTGGAAAATTTGGttgtcaatatttttaaaataaggataaaGATAAATACGCGCAacaatgaaagcaattttagaaaacaatttcaaaaagtgttttttcacGAGCGTGTATAGTTGTATAGTAGTATCTTCTCTCTCATATTAAATCCACACCAGCCATTGATTCACAGCCTTTCTGTGGATCTACACTTCTCCGTTTCTCTACTGGAAGCCTCCTTCTCTGCTTCTCCAGGTTCTCCTCTTGGTTTTTCTCAATGAATTTCCTTATCCTACATTTCTAAACCCTACAATTCGTGCAGATCCATCATCAATTCCACCAATTCGATCCACTCCGTTGCAGATCCGCCATGGATTTCATGAAAGTCTTCGATCAGACGGTCCGAGAAATGTGAGCTCCGAATgcgattttcattttcttagatTTAGCAATGTGCTCTTTCGAGTGAATAAGATTTTAATTTGATTCGATTCAATTTGATTTAATCTCTATTCTCTTGGGGCAGAAAGAGGGAGGTGAATCTGAAGGTTTTGAAGGTTCCAGAGATCGAGCAGaaggtaaaattttatttttctatttgtcCGTTTGGTTGCCGGGAAAACTGAaggaatggaaaagaaaattgagtttTAAATCTGATTGTGTTGATTTGGTTTCTAAATAATTTGACAGTCCTCCTCAATTACAGCAAATGAGGTGTATTACGCTTAGTTGATAAATCTAACATTCAAAGTTGTCTTTTCTCTCTTCAATCAAACGAAGTCTAGGTGTGTGTTTTCCCTCGTAATTGGTTGATTTttgtctctctctttttttttttcttttttttttcttggtttttgagAGGAGGGGGATTGGGTGGGTGGTGCGAGGAATACGGGATAGTGACATTTGATGCTTGCCGTATTTAGGTGCATGTGTGGAACGTGAAACCTTTTTTCACTGCTTGTTTGCTCAATAGAAGTTTTAATTCCTTGTTTTACAGTCAAATAATTGAAGGACATTTTGATATTTCTTTCAAATAGATTGTTCAAGAGTGTCGGCTGGTTTGCTAGTAAAGGATTAGGATTGTGTTGAATGGGTGGCTGCCTTCATCAAGATTGGGTTTGTACATGGGTATGAGTGTGTAGAGTTTGAATAGGGGATTTAGGTAAGAAAATGTAATCATCCATTGATTTGCATAGAGACCATCTACAAAATTGATGTAATAGGAACAGTGTAGGAATTAATGGCAGTTTGACAATCAcctcattttcttcttatttaattttcatttaaaattggGGGGAGACTCTTGAGTTACTGGTATGTTACTCTGAATAGCGTTTTTAAATGGCATAGAATTGTTTTAGTGGCTAGAGCGCAATATGAATGCAGTTCTATCAATGATCTGCTGAGACAGGAGGAATGGCAAAGAGGTATCAGTTGAGGTGGTGGGAAGAGACATTCAAATGCAAATTTAAGAGGATTCCAATTATATAACCCTCAAATTTGTGTTAGTTCATTATTTTGTGAAAGATAACATGGGGTCCTTCATCAAGTTCATAGGATGAATTGAGGGAATGTTCAAAACCAATCTAGTATATTGCTTATAACCACTTCCCTTTCATTGGTGTATCGCTAGAGTGTGTGTATTCCAGACTGTATTTTTCCATGTAGCTAACACGCCTCATACACCTTAACGGCCAGGAAGAGGATAGTAGTAAAAAGGTATTAGATGATGACCATGTCCTGATGTCCTCTGATCTGGGGTTTAGCTGTAGGCTTTAACATCATAATATAAGTGCATTTTGTGTGGATGCTTTACATAACTCGTGTAGATCAGACCTGTTGAATATATTCAATCGGTAACTTTATCAATTTGACCCTCAAACAGGTACTGGATGCAACCGACAATGAACCTTGGGGCCCTCATGGCTCTGCCCTGGCAGAAATAGCTCAGGccactaaaaaattgtaatttctAACCTATTGCAtactttctttctcattttattctcttttttttttctcccaatATTATTctcagaaagaaaaaatgttttgctttttgtttgcATACCTGAAATGTTGTATGTTCCAGCACTGAATGTCAGATGGTTATGAATGTTCTGTGGACAAGATTAAGTGATTCTGGCCGAGACTGGCGCCATGTCTATAAGGTATATCTGctgttattttcaaaatatccattTTCATTTAGAAGCTTCGCCATCATTCCCCACCTTATAGGGTTATATTGTGTTTGGCCTCTTCCATGCCCTCAATTTATGATATCATTTTCTGTCTCAGTCACTGGCTGTTATAGAGTATTTGGTGGCTAATGGATCTGAACGTGCTGTTGATGATATAATTGAACACACTTTCCAAATCTCAGTATGAATTCTTCTCTACTATTCTGTGAACTTTGCCCATACAATTCTTAGCAATGACTAAAATAAGGttgaaaaattgtttccaaCATGTTTCCTCTGTTCTTCTTGTGAAGTCACTTTCAGGATTTGAGTATGTTgaaccaaatgggaaggatgttGGAATCAATGTGAGGAAGAAGGCTGAAACCATTGTGGCTCTTTtgaataacaaagaaaaaatacaagAAGTTAGAAATAAAGCTGCTGCAAACCGCGACAAGTAAGTTTGTGCTTCAAGAATTCAGATTATCTGTTTAGTTAAACTTCTTCGCATTCTGTTTTTGGATTATTTGTCCATGAATAAACTGTCGAATGATGCTATCTTTAGGTTCTTTGGACTTTCCTCATCTGGAGTGACATACAAGTCTAGTTCAGCCCCATATGGCAGCAGCAGCTTTCAGAGTGCTGATCAGCATGGAGGTATGAGTAGCAAACGAGAAAATGATTCATTTAGGGATAGTTATAAAGACAGGGATCGGTTTGATGAAGAAAAGGTCGACGAGGATACTTCTGCTAAGTCACGTCAAGGGGTTACCAGTGAGAATGAAGGGAACACCTTTAAAAAGGGATCTGCACGCTATAGCaggttagggtttttctttcatGCATATAGGTCACAGATTGTAAATTTCACCACATGtatattatgaaatttgaaCATGCTGTTCATAGTTGGTAAACACTGGTTAAATTTACTTGTTGACGCCAAAAAGAGTTGCAGGAACGGGTTCATTTTCTTGTTAATATAGATAATATAGCATTACCTCTGTTATCTTTCAATTTCTTGCTATTTTCCTAGTTTATGAATATTCTTTGTTCAGCAAGGATAAAGATACTTTGTCAACAAAGGCAAATTACTCTGACAAGTACGGGTCAATTCCCTCCCACAGTTCAAGTGTGCCTTCAATTAATGATGAAGATGATTTTGATGACTTTGATCCCCGGGGAACTTCCAGTACCAGTAAGGATTCTAAAATGATGTATTTTGAAGTTCTAGTATATTTATGtactttgtaaaagaaaagGTAGTGCACATATGCAGAGATATTAATATTTGTGGAGAcattaagtaaataattttgttttttttgttgctATTTGATAATTGTCTGCTTTTTATCTATTATATTT contains:
- the LOC100264697 gene encoding clathrin interactor EPSIN 1, whose protein sequence is MDFMKVFDQTVREIKREVNLKVLKVPEIEQKVLDATDNEPWGPHGSALAEIAQATKKFTECQMVMNVLWTRLSDSGRDWRHVYKSLAVIEYLVANGSERAVDDIIEHTFQISSLSGFEYVEPNGKDVGINVRKKAETIVALLNNKEKIQEVRNKAAANRDKFFGLSSSGVTYKSSSAPYGSSSFQSADQHGGMSSKRENDSFRDSYKDRDRFDEEKVDEDTSAKSRQGVTSENEGNTFKKGSARYSSKDKDTLSTKANYSDKYGSIPSHSSSVPSINDEDDFDDFDPRGTSSTKTTAGNINQPDLFGQSLIGDLMDAPAPVPTEMSAINSNSAEPDLFADATFVSAPPHVEEGSSSQVEAKVDLFGSQPAGPSANPPAFDFFAAPDPVVQSETKSQKSDTASPDIVDPFAAVPLNSFDGSDLFGSFTSHTNSASTEPTQSPANDGNLNNLNGKSSAEFQPPPKKDAFQVKSGIWADSLSRGLIDLNISAPKKINLADVGIVGGLSDGSDEREKGPQTSFSMGQAMGIGSGLGKSGFTSPPTGGVGGDDIFSSLGSQQYQFGGFKK